Proteins encoded by one window of Lathyrus oleraceus cultivar Zhongwan6 chromosome 1, CAAS_Psat_ZW6_1.0, whole genome shotgun sequence:
- the LOC127073606 gene encoding PKS-NRPS hybrid synthetase cheA-like, with product MYYMCSGSLSRSLPVRYFFFFAGMENLPQICVDTTDAFTTTEIFGTREEVIRWIKEVGINNKVTVTISRSDTETGKRGRSNKIIFGCDKGGKHKISDSGTQSASKKCGCPFKIRSTPTKDGSGWKIDVKCGLHNHGLPDRLEGHSFIGRLTTDEKQHVADLAKRHVAPRHILLSLQDNYPENVTRITQVYKHKSVIQKEIRGPRSEIQHLFKLIEDAGYVYWSRKKDDSEVVREIFWAHPDSVKLLNIFPIVLVMDSTYKTNKYRQPLFEIVGMTSTELTFAVGFAYMESEQTENFCWVLEKLKELFVKKDMCPQVILTDRDLALMKAIEVVFPSSINLLCRFHINKNVGVKCKQHVVNDLQKTIDTLWMEVVWASDEVEYGQRLHQLEQACVDYSGFINYVKDTWLTPHRHRFVGAWINRVLHLDNTTTNRVESAHWKLKQMLGNSIADMVKCWEAMNNNLRLQLGNIRASFQKSFYEVEHAHVSPFYGYLRGSVSRVALRRIAEELLRVDYVGTNRQICGCTLRTSYGLPCACELGRYRLGGIPIPIDVVHVHWRKLTMEVELEVGEDDGSEVDMTSAMDELWRRFRSLDVIRKRALKSRVCELAYPIMTTLCPPPEKIKTKGGVKKKGKKPADYDVYRDPSYHEYVDKASQSSQRQSQSSQRQSQPSHTSKKIKLSKKQPQFILQFPNHIRSYIEEGFPLPPVILCYMT from the exons ATGTATTATAtgtgttccggaagtctttcAAGAAGTCTTCCGGTTCgctatttttttttttttgcaggaatggaaaatcttccccaaatatgtgtagatactactgATGCGTTTACGACGACGGAAAtatttggtacacgagaagaggttatcagatggattaaagaggttggaatcaacaataaagtaactgttactatcagtcgttcagatactgaaacggggaagagagggagaagtaacaaaataatatttggttgtgataaaggtgggaaacacaagattagtgatagtggtacccaaagtgcgtcgaagaaatgtggatgtccttttaaaatcaggtcgactccgacgaaagatggatctggttggaagattgatgtaaaatgtgggttacataatcatggtttaccaGATAGGTTAGAAGGTCATtcgtttattggtaggttgaccacagatgagaagcaacatgtcgctgatttggcaaagagacatgtagcacctagacacatattgctttccttgcaagacaattatcctgagaatgtcactcggattacgcaagtatacaagcataagagtgtgatacaaaaagagataagaggtcctaggagtgagatacaacatttgtttaagcttattgaggatgcaggatatgtgtattggagtagaaaaaaggatgactcggaagtggtgagagagatattttgggcacatcctgattcagttaagttgttgaatatatttccgattgtgttagttatggatagcacctacaagacaaacaaatatagacaacctttgtttgaaattgttggcatgacatcgaccgagttgacttttgctgttggatttgcgtatatggagtctgagcaaacagagaatttttgctgggtattggagaaattaaaagagttgtttgtgaagaaagacatgtgtccacaagtgattttgacagatagagatcttgctttgatgaaagcaattgaagttgtgtttcccagctcgattaatttgctatgtagatttcacattaacaaaaacgttggtgtcaaatgcaaacaacatgtggtgaatgacctgcaaaagacgatagacacattatggatggaagttgtctgggctagtgatgaggttgagtatggtcagcggttgcatcaacttgagcaagcatgtgttgattatagtggatttattaattatgtgaaagacacatggttgactccacataggcatagatttgttggagcatggattaatcgagtgctacatttggataacacaacgactaatcg ggttgaatctgctcattggaagttaaaacagatgttaggaaacagtatagctgacatggtcaaatgttgggaagcaatgaataacaacttgaggttacaactgggaaacattagagcttcttttcaaaagagtttttacgaagttgagcacgcgcacgtaagtcccttttatggttatttgcgtGGTTCTGTATCTCGAGTtgctttgagacgtattgctgaagagttattgagagttgattatgttggaactaacaggcaaatatgtggttgtactcttagaacatcttatgggttaccttgtgcttgtgagttaggaagatacagactaggtggtataccgatacccattgatgttgttcatgttcattggagaaaactaactatggaagttgagttagaggtaggtgaagacgatggatcagaggtggatatgacttctgcaatggatgagttgtggagacgatttaggtcattagatgttattAGGAAAAGGGCATTAAAGAGTAGGGTATGTGAACTAGCATACCCAATAATGACAACATTGTGTCCACCACCTGagaaaataaaaaccaaaggaggagtgaagaagaaagggaaaaaaccagcagattatgatgtttatagggacccttcgtatcatgagtatgttgataaggcatctcaatcttcacaaaggcaatctcaatcttcacaaaggcaatctcaaccatcacatacttcgaagaag
- the LOC127073615 gene encoding pathogenesis-related protein 10 — protein MGVQTQEYATTASVPPTRLFKAMSIDFHNLFPKIVEMIKSIELTEGTGAAGTIKKLTIIEGGESKYVLHRVDEIDEAKFVYNFSIIGGTGLADTLEKVSFKSQLVEGPNGGSIRNVHVDYFTKGDYNLSEEELKASKAKVEGLVKFVDGYLLANPDY, from the exons ATGGGTGTACAAACTCAGGAATATGCTACCACTGCTTCTGTGCCCCCTACTAGGCTCTTCAAAGCCATGTCAATAGATTTCCATAACCTCTTCCCAAAGATTGTTGAAATGATCAAGAGTATTGAGCTTACAGAAGGAACTGGTGCTGCTGGAACCATCAAGAAGCTCACCATAATTGAAG GTGGAGAATCAAAGTATGTGCTACATAGAGTTGATGAAATTGATGAGGCTAAATTTGTGTACAACTTTAGCATTATTGGTGGCACTGGCTTAGCTGACACATTGGAGAAAGTCTCATTCAAGAGCCAATTGGTGGAAGGTCCAAATGGAGGATCCATTAGGAATGTGCATGTTGATTATTTTACCAAAGGTGATTACAATCTTAGTGAGGAGGAGCTGAAAGCTAGTAAAGCTAAGGTTGAAGGACTTGTTAAGTTTGTTGATGGTTACCTTTTGGCAAATCCTGATTATTGA